A stretch of the Esox lucius isolate fEsoLuc1 chromosome 2, fEsoLuc1.pri, whole genome shotgun sequence genome encodes the following:
- the LOC105025335 gene encoding very long-chain acyl-CoA synthetase-like isoform X1, producing the protein MSMFLYTILAGLAILPLFLFLRNPYFVQDLRYTITCIFIGLRIESIKRSKPLYTMLDCFLDKVKKHPDKQFIVFEGSCFTYRDVDLQSNKIARALSLDAVLEEGDTVALLMGNEPAYVFAWLALAKLGCAAALLNYNIRSKSLMQCFSCCGAKVLLTSSEFRGVVEEVLPSLREQSVSVFVLGQEEQEEGGARVEGVKTLSSGKIQQASDQPLDPQLRSKATIKSPTLYIYTSGTTGLPKAAVINHERMTLAASMQAIAGVTRDDVIYIYLPLYHTAGFVMGLVGAIERGNTVILRRKFSASQFWDDCRKYNVTVIQYIGEIMRYLCNTPKKDNDRQHKVRLALGNGIRADTWSEFLERFGDIRICECYGATEGNVGFVNYIGKVGAIGRENFIHRAGNPYALIQYDTEREEPVRDCRGFCVKVPKGETGLLVAKISSRAPFSGYAKSPQQTERKKLKDVFVKGDQYFNSGDLLRIDNEGFVYFMDRIGDTFRWKGENVATTEVSDNLIMVECIEEANVYGVKVPGHEGRIGMAALTLKDNMEFDSKATYEHVKTSLPSYSRPRFIRIQNSLDVTGTFKMMKVKLVNEGFNPSVIRDRLFYLEDKEGYIPMTQEIYSSITDGKLRL; encoded by the exons atgtcaatgtttttataCACTATACTGGCCGGATTGGCTATATTGCCACTCTTCCTTTTCCTCAGAAATCCTTACTTTGTGCAGGACCTGCGGTACACAATTACTTGTATATTCATCGGGTTACGAATAGAAAGCATCAAGAGGAGCAAGCCGTTGTATACCATGCTGGACTGTTTCCTCGATAAGGTGAAAAAACACCCCGACAAACAATTCATTGTATTTGAGGGAAGTTGCTTCACGTACCGGGACGTTGACCTACAGAGCAACAAGATCGCCAGGGCGCTCTCACTGGACGCGGTCTTGGAAGAAGGCGACACCGTCGCGCTCCTTATGGGCAACGAGCCTGCGTACGTGTTCGCCTGGCTCGCCCTGGCTAAATTGGGATGTGCCGCGGCTCTCCTCAACTACAACATCAGGTCCAAGTCCCTAATGCAGTGTTTCTCCTGCTGTGGGGCCAAAGTTCTCCTGACCTCATCAG AGTTTCGGGGAGTGGTAGAGGAGGTGCTCCCTTCCTTGAGGGAgcagagtgtgagtgtgtttgtgctgggtcaggaggagcaggaggaggggggggctAGGGTGGAGGGGGTAAAGACATTGAGCAGTGGCAAGATACAGCAGGCCTCAGATCAGCCCCTGGACCCACAGCTGAGGTCAAAGGCCACCATAAAGAGCCCCACCCTCTACATCTACACCTCAGGAACCACAG GTCTGCCGAAGGCTGCGGTGATCAACCATGAGAGAATGACCCTGGCCGCCTCCATGCAGGCCATCGCAGGTGTGACCCGCGACGACGTCATCTACATCTACCTGCCCCTCTACCACACGGCCGGCTTTGTGATGGGCTTGGTCGGGGCCATAGAGAGAG GCAACACCGTCATCCTGAGGAGGAAGTTCTCGGCCTCTCAGTTCTGGGACGACTGCAGGAAGTACAACGTGACTGTGATCCAGTACATAGGAGAGATCATGAGGTACCTCTGTAATACGCCCAAG AAAGATAACGACAGGCAGCACAAGGTACGCCTGGCCTTGGGTAACGGGATCCGAGCTGACACTTGGTCCGAGTTCTTGGAGCGTTTCGGGGATATCCGTATCTGTGAATGCTACGGAGCCACGGAGGGAAACGTAGGATTCGTCAACTACATCGGAAAAGTCGGAGCGATCGGCAGAGAGAACTTCATTCACAGA GCAGGCAACCCATATGCCCTGATTCAgtatgacacagagagagaggaacctgTCCGAGACTGCAGAGGTTTCTGTGTGAAAGTCCCTAAAG GAGAAACGGGTCTACTGGTGGCTAAGATTAGCTCACGAGCTCCATTCAGCGGCTACGCTAAGAGCCCGcagcagacagaaagaaagaagctgaaggatgtgtttgtgaaggGAGACCAGTACTTCAACAGCGGCGACCTGCTGAGGATAGACAATGAGGGTTTCGTTTACTTCATGGACCGCATTGGAGACACCTTCAG GTGGAAAGGAGAAAATGTGGCGACCACAGAAGTTTCTGATAACCTGATCATGGTGGAATGCATCGAAGAAGCAAATGTTTACGGGGTCAAAGTTCCAG GACATGAAGGTAGGATTGGAATGGCAGCGCTCACACTTAAGGACAACATGGAGTTTGACAGCAAAGCCACTTATGAACATGTCAAGACCTCCTTGCCCAGTTACTCTAGGCCACGCTTCATTCGCATACAG AATTCTCTGGATGTGACTGGAACGTTCAAGATGATGAAGGTGAAGCTTGTCAATGAGGGATTCAACCCGTCCGTGATACGAGATCGCTTGTTTTACCTGGAGGACAAGGAGGGCTACATCCCCATGACACAAGAGATTTACAGCTCCATCACGGATGGAAAGCTACGGCTGTGA
- the LOC105025336 gene encoding very long-chain acyl-CoA synthetase isoform X3 produces MKTWSGTRFQELQEAVMEVLPSLREQGVWVCLMAKRCDTPGMEVFSDQVEEAPDTPPPQSLRSGVTFKSPAVYIYTSGTTGLPKAAVVNQNRLLTALAVLDSTGVTPGDVIYLNLPLYHTAGFLIGLIGSIETGSTIVLRRKFSASQFWDDCRKYNVTVIQYIGEIMRYLCNTPKRDNDRDHCVRLAIGNGVRAEIWKEFLDRFGNIQVREFYASTEGNVGFVNYTGKIGAIGRVNYLHQKLFPYVLIKYNTERDEPIRDTSGLCVEAPRGETGLLVSKITDIAPFVGYAKNSQQTEKKKLRDVLQKGDLYFNSGDLLKIDHDNFIYFQDRVGDTFRWKGENVATTEVTDILTLIDFVQEANVYGVQVPGNEGRIGMAAITVKEGKQFDGNKTFSHVASYLPAYARPHFIRIQNAVEVTGTFKQMKVKLVEEGFDPTCVTDPLYILQDGQQSYTPLTGPVYRSVVSGSFKL; encoded by the exons ATGAAAACATGGAGTGGAACTCGCTTCCAGG AGCTCCAGGAGGCGGTGATGGAGGTGCTCCCGTCGTTAAGGGAgcagggtgtgtgggtgtgtctgatgGCAAAACGGTGTGACACACCCGGCATGGAGGTCTTCTCCGACCAAGTGGAGGAAGCTCCGGACACGCCTCCCCCCCAGTCCCTTCGCTCAGGTGTCACCTTCAAAAGCCCAGCTGTGTACATCTACACATCCGGAACCACAG GTCTTCCTAAAGCCGCAGTGGTGAATCAGAACCGCCTGCTGACTGCCCTGGCTGTGTTGGATTCCACTGGCGTCACACCTGGTGATGTCATATACCTCAACCTGCCTCTGTACCACACCGCCGGCTTCCTAATCGGTCTTATAGGCTCCATCGAGACAG GGTCCACAATTGTCCTGAGGAGGAAGTTCTCGGCCTCTCAGTTCTGGGACGACTGCAGGAAGTACAACGTGACTGTGATCCAGTACATAGGAGAGATCATGAGGTACCTCTGTAATACGCCCAAG CGAGACAATGACAGAGATCATTGTGTGAGGCTGGCCATTGGGAACGGTGTGAGAGCCGAGATATGGAAGGAATTTCTGGACCGATTTGGGAACATCCAAGTGAGAGAGTTTTATGCTTCTACTGAGGGAAATGTGGGATTTGTCAACTACACCGGGAAAATAGGAGCCATCGGAAGAGTTAACTACCTACACCAG AAGCTGTTTCCCTATGTTCTGATTAAATACAACACGGAGAGAGATGAACCAATCAGAGACACCAGTGGGCTGTGTGTTGAAGCTCCCAGAG GTGAGACGGGATTGTTGGTGTCGAAGATTACAGACATCGCTCCTTTTGTCGGATACGCGAAGAACAGCCAGCAAACAGAGAAGAAGAAACTGAGAGATGTGCttcagaaaggagacctgtacTTTAATAGTGGAGACCTGCTGAAGATCGACCACgataatttcatttattttcaggaTAGAGTCGGAGATACCTTTAG GTGGAAAGGGGAGAACGTGGCCACAACAGAAGTAACAGACATCCTCACCCTGATAGACTTTGTCCAAGAGGCAAATGTTTACGGCGTTCAAGTACCAG GGAACGAGGGGAGGATAGGAATGGCAGCCATCACGGTGAAGGAGGGAAAACAGTTTGACGGCAACAAAACGTTTAGCCACGTAGCCAGCTACCTACCTGCCTACGCGCGGCCACATTTTATACGCATCCAG AACGCGGTGGAGGTGACGGGCACCTTCAAGCAGATGAAGGTGAAGTTGGTGGAGGAAGGTTTCGACCCGACCTGTGTCACGGACCCACTCTACATCCTACAGGACGGACAGCAGAGCTACACACCGCTGACTGGCCCCGTCTACAGATCCGTAGTGTCAGGCAGCTTCAAGCTGTGA
- the LOC105025336 gene encoding very long-chain acyl-CoA synthetase isoform X2 yields the protein MYLVSILFTSLALTPLLLKAFFPYFWKDAFYLADLVRILMKFVLRRRRKPSFMVLDRFLEQSVAHPDRSFILFDNKNYSYRDTDKRSNKIANALRRHSELRAGDTVALFMGNEPAFIFTWLALAKLGCPVAFLNHNIRSRSLLHCFNCCSAKVLIAAAELQEAVMEVLPSLREQGVWVCLMAKRCDTPGMEVFSDQVEEAPDTPPPQSLRSGVTFKSPAVYIYTSGTTGLPKAAVVNQNRLLTALAVLDSTGVTPGDVIYLNLPLYHTAGFLIGLIGSIETGSTIVLRRKFSASQFWDDCRKYNVTVIQYIGEIMRYLCNTPKRDNDRDHCVRLAIGNGVRAEIWKEFLDRFGNIQVREFYASTEGNVGFVNYTGKIGAIGRVNYLHQLFPYVLIKYNTERDEPIRDTSGLCVEAPRGETGLLVSKITDIAPFVGYAKNSQQTEKKKLRDVLQKGDLYFNSGDLLKIDHDNFIYFQDRVGDTFRWKGENVATTEVTDILTLIDFVQEANVYGVQVPGNEGRIGMAAITVKEGKQFDGNKTFSHVASYLPAYARPHFIRIQNAVEVTGTFKQMKVKLVEEGFDPTCVTDPLYILQDGQQSYTPLTGPVYRSVVSGSFKL from the exons ATGTACTTGGTTTCTATCCTTTTTACCAGTCTGGCCCTGACACCGCTGTTACTTAAAGCATTCTTCCCGTACTTCTGGAAAGATGCCTTCTACCTCGCTGACTTGGTTCGCATTTTGATGAAGTTTGTTTTACGTAGAAGAAGGAAACCGTCATTTATGGTTTTGGACCGTTTTTTGGAGCAGTCCGTCGCCCATCCCGACAGATCGTTCATCCTGTTCGACAATAAAAACTATTCGTATCGAGACACGGACAAAAGGAGCAACAAAATAGCCAATGCTTTACGGAGACACTCCGAGCTGCGAGCGGGGGATACCGTCGCTCTGTTTATGGGAAACGAGCCTGCCTTCATATTTACCTGGCTGGCCCTGGCCAAACTGGGATGTCCAGTTGCGTTTCTTAACCATAACATTAGATCTAGATCTCTGCTGCACTGTTTTAACTGTTGCAGCGCTAAGGTGCTCATAGCAGCCGCAG AGCTCCAGGAGGCGGTGATGGAGGTGCTCCCGTCGTTAAGGGAgcagggtgtgtgggtgtgtctgatgGCAAAACGGTGTGACACACCCGGCATGGAGGTCTTCTCCGACCAAGTGGAGGAAGCTCCGGACACGCCTCCCCCCCAGTCCCTTCGCTCAGGTGTCACCTTCAAAAGCCCAGCTGTGTACATCTACACATCCGGAACCACAG GTCTTCCTAAAGCCGCAGTGGTGAATCAGAACCGCCTGCTGACTGCCCTGGCTGTGTTGGATTCCACTGGCGTCACACCTGGTGATGTCATATACCTCAACCTGCCTCTGTACCACACCGCCGGCTTCCTAATCGGTCTTATAGGCTCCATCGAGACAG GGTCCACAATTGTCCTGAGGAGGAAGTTCTCGGCCTCTCAGTTCTGGGACGACTGCAGGAAGTACAACGTGACTGTGATCCAGTACATAGGAGAGATCATGAGGTACCTCTGTAATACGCCCAAG CGAGACAATGACAGAGATCATTGTGTGAGGCTGGCCATTGGGAACGGTGTGAGAGCCGAGATATGGAAGGAATTTCTGGACCGATTTGGGAACATCCAAGTGAGAGAGTTTTATGCTTCTACTGAGGGAAATGTGGGATTTGTCAACTACACCGGGAAAATAGGAGCCATCGGAAGAGTTAACTACCTACACCAG CTGTTTCCCTATGTTCTGATTAAATACAACACGGAGAGAGATGAACCAATCAGAGACACCAGTGGGCTGTGTGTTGAAGCTCCCAGAG GTGAGACGGGATTGTTGGTGTCGAAGATTACAGACATCGCTCCTTTTGTCGGATACGCGAAGAACAGCCAGCAAACAGAGAAGAAGAAACTGAGAGATGTGCttcagaaaggagacctgtacTTTAATAGTGGAGACCTGCTGAAGATCGACCACgataatttcatttattttcaggaTAGAGTCGGAGATACCTTTAG GTGGAAAGGGGAGAACGTGGCCACAACAGAAGTAACAGACATCCTCACCCTGATAGACTTTGTCCAAGAGGCAAATGTTTACGGCGTTCAAGTACCAG GGAACGAGGGGAGGATAGGAATGGCAGCCATCACGGTGAAGGAGGGAAAACAGTTTGACGGCAACAAAACGTTTAGCCACGTAGCCAGCTACCTACCTGCCTACGCGCGGCCACATTTTATACGCATCCAG AACGCGGTGGAGGTGACGGGCACCTTCAAGCAGATGAAGGTGAAGTTGGTGGAGGAAGGTTTCGACCCGACCTGTGTCACGGACCCACTCTACATCCTACAGGACGGACAGCAGAGCTACACACCGCTGACTGGCCCCGTCTACAGATCCGTAGTGTCAGGCAGCTTCAAGCTGTGA
- the LOC105025336 gene encoding very long-chain acyl-CoA synthetase isoform X4 produces MEVLPSLREQGVWVCLMAKRCDTPGMEVFSDQVEEAPDTPPPQSLRSGVTFKSPAVYIYTSGTTGLPKAAVVNQNRLLTALAVLDSTGVTPGDVIYLNLPLYHTAGFLIGLIGSIETGSTIVLRRKFSASQFWDDCRKYNVTVIQYIGEIMRYLCNTPKRDNDRDHCVRLAIGNGVRAEIWKEFLDRFGNIQVREFYASTEGNVGFVNYTGKIGAIGRVNYLHQKLFPYVLIKYNTERDEPIRDTSGLCVEAPRGETGLLVSKITDIAPFVGYAKNSQQTEKKKLRDVLQKGDLYFNSGDLLKIDHDNFIYFQDRVGDTFRWKGENVATTEVTDILTLIDFVQEANVYGVQVPGNEGRIGMAAITVKEGKQFDGNKTFSHVASYLPAYARPHFIRIQNAVEVTGTFKQMKVKLVEEGFDPTCVTDPLYILQDGQQSYTPLTGPVYRSVVSGSFKL; encoded by the exons ATGGAGGTGCTCCCGTCGTTAAGGGAgcagggtgtgtgggtgtgtctgatgGCAAAACGGTGTGACACACCCGGCATGGAGGTCTTCTCCGACCAAGTGGAGGAAGCTCCGGACACGCCTCCCCCCCAGTCCCTTCGCTCAGGTGTCACCTTCAAAAGCCCAGCTGTGTACATCTACACATCCGGAACCACAG GTCTTCCTAAAGCCGCAGTGGTGAATCAGAACCGCCTGCTGACTGCCCTGGCTGTGTTGGATTCCACTGGCGTCACACCTGGTGATGTCATATACCTCAACCTGCCTCTGTACCACACCGCCGGCTTCCTAATCGGTCTTATAGGCTCCATCGAGACAG GGTCCACAATTGTCCTGAGGAGGAAGTTCTCGGCCTCTCAGTTCTGGGACGACTGCAGGAAGTACAACGTGACTGTGATCCAGTACATAGGAGAGATCATGAGGTACCTCTGTAATACGCCCAAG CGAGACAATGACAGAGATCATTGTGTGAGGCTGGCCATTGGGAACGGTGTGAGAGCCGAGATATGGAAGGAATTTCTGGACCGATTTGGGAACATCCAAGTGAGAGAGTTTTATGCTTCTACTGAGGGAAATGTGGGATTTGTCAACTACACCGGGAAAATAGGAGCCATCGGAAGAGTTAACTACCTACACCAG AAGCTGTTTCCCTATGTTCTGATTAAATACAACACGGAGAGAGATGAACCAATCAGAGACACCAGTGGGCTGTGTGTTGAAGCTCCCAGAG GTGAGACGGGATTGTTGGTGTCGAAGATTACAGACATCGCTCCTTTTGTCGGATACGCGAAGAACAGCCAGCAAACAGAGAAGAAGAAACTGAGAGATGTGCttcagaaaggagacctgtacTTTAATAGTGGAGACCTGCTGAAGATCGACCACgataatttcatttattttcaggaTAGAGTCGGAGATACCTTTAG GTGGAAAGGGGAGAACGTGGCCACAACAGAAGTAACAGACATCCTCACCCTGATAGACTTTGTCCAAGAGGCAAATGTTTACGGCGTTCAAGTACCAG GGAACGAGGGGAGGATAGGAATGGCAGCCATCACGGTGAAGGAGGGAAAACAGTTTGACGGCAACAAAACGTTTAGCCACGTAGCCAGCTACCTACCTGCCTACGCGCGGCCACATTTTATACGCATCCAG AACGCGGTGGAGGTGACGGGCACCTTCAAGCAGATGAAGGTGAAGTTGGTGGAGGAAGGTTTCGACCCGACCTGTGTCACGGACCCACTCTACATCCTACAGGACGGACAGCAGAGCTACACACCGCTGACTGGCCCCGTCTACAGATCCGTAGTGTCAGGCAGCTTCAAGCTGTGA
- the LOC105025336 gene encoding very long-chain acyl-CoA synthetase isoform X1 encodes MYLVSILFTSLALTPLLLKAFFPYFWKDAFYLADLVRILMKFVLRRRRKPSFMVLDRFLEQSVAHPDRSFILFDNKNYSYRDTDKRSNKIANALRRHSELRAGDTVALFMGNEPAFIFTWLALAKLGCPVAFLNHNIRSRSLLHCFNCCSAKVLIAAAELQEAVMEVLPSLREQGVWVCLMAKRCDTPGMEVFSDQVEEAPDTPPPQSLRSGVTFKSPAVYIYTSGTTGLPKAAVVNQNRLLTALAVLDSTGVTPGDVIYLNLPLYHTAGFLIGLIGSIETGSTIVLRRKFSASQFWDDCRKYNVTVIQYIGEIMRYLCNTPKRDNDRDHCVRLAIGNGVRAEIWKEFLDRFGNIQVREFYASTEGNVGFVNYTGKIGAIGRVNYLHQKLFPYVLIKYNTERDEPIRDTSGLCVEAPRGETGLLVSKITDIAPFVGYAKNSQQTEKKKLRDVLQKGDLYFNSGDLLKIDHDNFIYFQDRVGDTFRWKGENVATTEVTDILTLIDFVQEANVYGVQVPGNEGRIGMAAITVKEGKQFDGNKTFSHVASYLPAYARPHFIRIQNAVEVTGTFKQMKVKLVEEGFDPTCVTDPLYILQDGQQSYTPLTGPVYRSVVSGSFKL; translated from the exons ATGTACTTGGTTTCTATCCTTTTTACCAGTCTGGCCCTGACACCGCTGTTACTTAAAGCATTCTTCCCGTACTTCTGGAAAGATGCCTTCTACCTCGCTGACTTGGTTCGCATTTTGATGAAGTTTGTTTTACGTAGAAGAAGGAAACCGTCATTTATGGTTTTGGACCGTTTTTTGGAGCAGTCCGTCGCCCATCCCGACAGATCGTTCATCCTGTTCGACAATAAAAACTATTCGTATCGAGACACGGACAAAAGGAGCAACAAAATAGCCAATGCTTTACGGAGACACTCCGAGCTGCGAGCGGGGGATACCGTCGCTCTGTTTATGGGAAACGAGCCTGCCTTCATATTTACCTGGCTGGCCCTGGCCAAACTGGGATGTCCAGTTGCGTTTCTTAACCATAACATTAGATCTAGATCTCTGCTGCACTGTTTTAACTGTTGCAGCGCTAAGGTGCTCATAGCAGCCGCAG AGCTCCAGGAGGCGGTGATGGAGGTGCTCCCGTCGTTAAGGGAgcagggtgtgtgggtgtgtctgatgGCAAAACGGTGTGACACACCCGGCATGGAGGTCTTCTCCGACCAAGTGGAGGAAGCTCCGGACACGCCTCCCCCCCAGTCCCTTCGCTCAGGTGTCACCTTCAAAAGCCCAGCTGTGTACATCTACACATCCGGAACCACAG GTCTTCCTAAAGCCGCAGTGGTGAATCAGAACCGCCTGCTGACTGCCCTGGCTGTGTTGGATTCCACTGGCGTCACACCTGGTGATGTCATATACCTCAACCTGCCTCTGTACCACACCGCCGGCTTCCTAATCGGTCTTATAGGCTCCATCGAGACAG GGTCCACAATTGTCCTGAGGAGGAAGTTCTCGGCCTCTCAGTTCTGGGACGACTGCAGGAAGTACAACGTGACTGTGATCCAGTACATAGGAGAGATCATGAGGTACCTCTGTAATACGCCCAAG CGAGACAATGACAGAGATCATTGTGTGAGGCTGGCCATTGGGAACGGTGTGAGAGCCGAGATATGGAAGGAATTTCTGGACCGATTTGGGAACATCCAAGTGAGAGAGTTTTATGCTTCTACTGAGGGAAATGTGGGATTTGTCAACTACACCGGGAAAATAGGAGCCATCGGAAGAGTTAACTACCTACACCAG AAGCTGTTTCCCTATGTTCTGATTAAATACAACACGGAGAGAGATGAACCAATCAGAGACACCAGTGGGCTGTGTGTTGAAGCTCCCAGAG GTGAGACGGGATTGTTGGTGTCGAAGATTACAGACATCGCTCCTTTTGTCGGATACGCGAAGAACAGCCAGCAAACAGAGAAGAAGAAACTGAGAGATGTGCttcagaaaggagacctgtacTTTAATAGTGGAGACCTGCTGAAGATCGACCACgataatttcatttattttcaggaTAGAGTCGGAGATACCTTTAG GTGGAAAGGGGAGAACGTGGCCACAACAGAAGTAACAGACATCCTCACCCTGATAGACTTTGTCCAAGAGGCAAATGTTTACGGCGTTCAAGTACCAG GGAACGAGGGGAGGATAGGAATGGCAGCCATCACGGTGAAGGAGGGAAAACAGTTTGACGGCAACAAAACGTTTAGCCACGTAGCCAGCTACCTACCTGCCTACGCGCGGCCACATTTTATACGCATCCAG AACGCGGTGGAGGTGACGGGCACCTTCAAGCAGATGAAGGTGAAGTTGGTGGAGGAAGGTTTCGACCCGACCTGTGTCACGGACCCACTCTACATCCTACAGGACGGACAGCAGAGCTACACACCGCTGACTGGCCCCGTCTACAGATCCGTAGTGTCAGGCAGCTTCAAGCTGTGA
- the LOC105025335 gene encoding very long-chain acyl-CoA synthetase-like isoform X2 → MLDCFLDKVKKHPDKQFIVFEGSCFTYRDVDLQSNKIARALSLDAVLEEGDTVALLMGNEPAYVFAWLALAKLGCAAALLNYNIRSKSLMQCFSCCGAKVLLTSSEFRGVVEEVLPSLREQSVSVFVLGQEEQEEGGARVEGVKTLSSGKIQQASDQPLDPQLRSKATIKSPTLYIYTSGTTGLPKAAVINHERMTLAASMQAIAGVTRDDVIYIYLPLYHTAGFVMGLVGAIERGNTVILRRKFSASQFWDDCRKYNVTVIQYIGEIMRYLCNTPKKDNDRQHKVRLALGNGIRADTWSEFLERFGDIRICECYGATEGNVGFVNYIGKVGAIGRENFIHRAGNPYALIQYDTEREEPVRDCRGFCVKVPKGETGLLVAKISSRAPFSGYAKSPQQTERKKLKDVFVKGDQYFNSGDLLRIDNEGFVYFMDRIGDTFRWKGENVATTEVSDNLIMVECIEEANVYGVKVPGHEGRIGMAALTLKDNMEFDSKATYEHVKTSLPSYSRPRFIRIQNSLDVTGTFKMMKVKLVNEGFNPSVIRDRLFYLEDKEGYIPMTQEIYSSITDGKLRL, encoded by the exons ATGCTGGACTGTTTCCTCGATAAGGTGAAAAAACACCCCGACAAACAATTCATTGTATTTGAGGGAAGTTGCTTCACGTACCGGGACGTTGACCTACAGAGCAACAAGATCGCCAGGGCGCTCTCACTGGACGCGGTCTTGGAAGAAGGCGACACCGTCGCGCTCCTTATGGGCAACGAGCCTGCGTACGTGTTCGCCTGGCTCGCCCTGGCTAAATTGGGATGTGCCGCGGCTCTCCTCAACTACAACATCAGGTCCAAGTCCCTAATGCAGTGTTTCTCCTGCTGTGGGGCCAAAGTTCTCCTGACCTCATCAG AGTTTCGGGGAGTGGTAGAGGAGGTGCTCCCTTCCTTGAGGGAgcagagtgtgagtgtgtttgtgctgggtcaggaggagcaggaggaggggggggctAGGGTGGAGGGGGTAAAGACATTGAGCAGTGGCAAGATACAGCAGGCCTCAGATCAGCCCCTGGACCCACAGCTGAGGTCAAAGGCCACCATAAAGAGCCCCACCCTCTACATCTACACCTCAGGAACCACAG GTCTGCCGAAGGCTGCGGTGATCAACCATGAGAGAATGACCCTGGCCGCCTCCATGCAGGCCATCGCAGGTGTGACCCGCGACGACGTCATCTACATCTACCTGCCCCTCTACCACACGGCCGGCTTTGTGATGGGCTTGGTCGGGGCCATAGAGAGAG GCAACACCGTCATCCTGAGGAGGAAGTTCTCGGCCTCTCAGTTCTGGGACGACTGCAGGAAGTACAACGTGACTGTGATCCAGTACATAGGAGAGATCATGAGGTACCTCTGTAATACGCCCAAG AAAGATAACGACAGGCAGCACAAGGTACGCCTGGCCTTGGGTAACGGGATCCGAGCTGACACTTGGTCCGAGTTCTTGGAGCGTTTCGGGGATATCCGTATCTGTGAATGCTACGGAGCCACGGAGGGAAACGTAGGATTCGTCAACTACATCGGAAAAGTCGGAGCGATCGGCAGAGAGAACTTCATTCACAGA GCAGGCAACCCATATGCCCTGATTCAgtatgacacagagagagaggaacctgTCCGAGACTGCAGAGGTTTCTGTGTGAAAGTCCCTAAAG GAGAAACGGGTCTACTGGTGGCTAAGATTAGCTCACGAGCTCCATTCAGCGGCTACGCTAAGAGCCCGcagcagacagaaagaaagaagctgaaggatgtgtttgtgaaggGAGACCAGTACTTCAACAGCGGCGACCTGCTGAGGATAGACAATGAGGGTTTCGTTTACTTCATGGACCGCATTGGAGACACCTTCAG GTGGAAAGGAGAAAATGTGGCGACCACAGAAGTTTCTGATAACCTGATCATGGTGGAATGCATCGAAGAAGCAAATGTTTACGGGGTCAAAGTTCCAG GACATGAAGGTAGGATTGGAATGGCAGCGCTCACACTTAAGGACAACATGGAGTTTGACAGCAAAGCCACTTATGAACATGTCAAGACCTCCTTGCCCAGTTACTCTAGGCCACGCTTCATTCGCATACAG AATTCTCTGGATGTGACTGGAACGTTCAAGATGATGAAGGTGAAGCTTGTCAATGAGGGATTCAACCCGTCCGTGATACGAGATCGCTTGTTTTACCTGGAGGACAAGGAGGGCTACATCCCCATGACACAAGAGATTTACAGCTCCATCACGGATGGAAAGCTACGGCTGTGA